In a genomic window of Temperatibacter marinus:
- a CDS encoding mechanosensitive ion channel family protein, protein MDEEVKAMGDKAQELYDAAMTTVTTYGLDVVAAIVTLIIGFWIARRVQNFVAALPKRSEKFDQTVANFLASIARYAVIAVTLLAVLERFGVQTTSLVALLGAAGLAIGLALQGTLSNIAAGVMLLIFRPFKVGQFVDIAGHTGVVKEISLFTTDLDTGDNVRIIIPNGSVWGSSIQNFNYHNTRRIQLVYGIDYGDDIDKAIEIISRVVSADERSLKDPDKVVAVTNLGDSSVDIMVRVWCQSGDFWALQWDLLKAVKEAFDKEGINIPYPTTTVLKAD, encoded by the coding sequence ATGGACGAAGAAGTTAAAGCAATGGGCGATAAAGCTCAGGAGTTGTATGATGCGGCCATGACCACTGTTACAACATACGGTCTCGATGTTGTTGCAGCTATTGTGACACTAATAATCGGTTTTTGGATTGCAAGACGGGTGCAGAATTTTGTAGCTGCGCTGCCTAAGAGGTCTGAGAAATTTGACCAGACAGTAGCGAATTTCTTAGCGTCCATAGCTCGGTATGCCGTTATTGCAGTGACTTTGCTCGCGGTTCTTGAGAGGTTTGGTGTTCAGACAACAAGTCTTGTTGCCTTACTGGGTGCCGCAGGTTTGGCAATTGGCCTCGCATTGCAGGGGACACTGTCAAATATCGCAGCAGGCGTGATGTTATTGATTTTCCGCCCATTCAAAGTCGGACAATTTGTTGATATTGCAGGCCATACGGGCGTGGTTAAGGAGATTAGCCTCTTCACCACAGACCTAGATACAGGGGATAATGTACGGATCATCATTCCTAATGGTTCTGTCTGGGGCAGCTCAATTCAGAATTTCAATTATCATAACACTCGTCGCATTCAACTTGTATACGGTATTGATTACGGGGATGATATTGATAAAGCCATAGAAATTATTTCGAGGGTCGTTAGTGCAGATGAGCGCAGTTTAAAAGATCCTGACAAAGTGGTCGCTGTAACGAACCTTGGAGACAGCAGTGTGGATATTATGGTGCGAGTTTGGTGTCAAAGTGGTGATTTTTGGGCGTTGCAGTGGGATTTGTTAAAGGCAGTGAAAGAAGCCTTTGATAAAGAAGGAATTAACATTCCTTATCCTACTACAACAGTCCTTAAGGCCGATTAA
- the dgcA gene encoding N-acetyl-D-Glu racemase DgcA, producing the protein MTIIKGRVQADSFQIDGIFRIARGSKTAAEVVTVTLSDGTYSGRGECVPYARYGESLTSVCEQIQAILKEIEAGLTREKLQSVMPAGAARNAVDCALWDLEAKREGSRVWELLGLPQPDDLVTAYTISYDDPIIMEQKARDAAARPLLKVKLASSDDVPRIAAVRRGAPQSEIMLDANEGWSAQDYASIMQGLEPYNILAIEQPLPASHDQALKSLPHPIPLIADESAHTSDRLPDLIGLYDMINIKLDKTGGLTEALKLKQKAEEAGMDIMVGCMVGSSLAMAPAMVLAHDAKLVDLDGPLLLSEDRNTPLTFDGSLMKTPSVALWG; encoded by the coding sequence ATGACCATTATCAAAGGCAGAGTGCAGGCAGACTCGTTCCAGATTGACGGGATTTTTCGAATTGCACGCGGATCCAAAACCGCAGCCGAAGTGGTCACTGTAACGTTGTCAGATGGGACTTATTCTGGCAGGGGGGAATGTGTGCCTTATGCGAGATACGGCGAGTCCTTGACATCCGTTTGTGAACAGATCCAAGCCATTTTAAAAGAAATTGAAGCCGGCCTCACAAGAGAGAAGTTGCAATCTGTCATGCCAGCGGGAGCGGCTAGAAATGCAGTGGATTGTGCTTTGTGGGATCTTGAAGCTAAACGAGAGGGCTCAAGAGTGTGGGAATTGCTTGGATTGCCTCAACCTGACGATTTGGTGACAGCCTATACGATCAGTTATGATGATCCTATTATCATGGAACAAAAGGCGAGAGACGCTGCCGCGAGGCCTCTTCTAAAAGTCAAATTGGCCTCATCGGATGATGTGCCCCGGATCGCTGCAGTTCGAAGAGGAGCACCGCAATCTGAGATTATGCTTGATGCAAATGAAGGATGGTCTGCTCAGGATTATGCTTCAATTATGCAAGGGCTTGAACCCTATAATATCCTTGCAATTGAACAGCCACTTCCTGCTTCGCATGATCAGGCGTTGAAATCTCTCCCACACCCAATCCCCTTAATCGCGGATGAGAGTGCCCATACCAGTGATCGCTTACCAGATCTCATTGGTCTTTATGACATGATTAATATTAAGCTGGATAAGACAGGGGGCTTAACGGAAGCTTTGAAGTTGAAACAAAAAGCAGAAGAGGCCGGTATGGACATTATGGTAGGGTGTATGGTTGGCTCTTCTCTTGCAATGGCCCCCGCCATGGTGCTGGCACATGACGCAAAGCTTGTTGACCTTGATGGACCTCTTTTGCTCTCTGAAGATCGAAACACCCCTCTCACTTTTGATGGGTCTCTCATGAAAACACCGTCTGTTGCACTTTGGGGGTAA
- a CDS encoding TIGR03862 family flavoprotein, which produces MVMSHTIAIIGAGPAGLMAADILSRHYGNKASITLYEAMPTAGRKFLMAGKSGLNLTHSEPQNSFLERYRGNRLHMLKEALNGFPNTSAMELFHRYDLKTFTGSSGRVFPEVMKTAPFLRAWLTDLSERGITIKTRHKVTGLSQDKTLTILAQGKESTVQADVILFACGGGSWARLGSDGNWSTILEKNSVPCDPFRPSNCGFQVNWSTFMVDKWAGIPVKACQLGSGSQRSSAEFVITRSGIEGSAIYSLSNALLETKNLQIDLSPQRSYAHLVEQLSKPRGKESLSNFLRKRVNIKGVKLALLREVLAAEEMNNPTVLAQTIKSLSLDIIGPQPLDQAISTSGGLPMEALNKNWMITSLDGCFAAGEMLDWDAPTGGYLLTACWATGKAAAEGIIHYLK; this is translated from the coding sequence ATGGTGATGTCACACACAATTGCGATAATTGGCGCTGGCCCTGCAGGACTTATGGCGGCTGACATTCTCTCTCGTCACTACGGGAATAAAGCCTCAATCACGCTCTATGAAGCCATGCCGACAGCTGGACGTAAATTTCTAATGGCTGGAAAAAGCGGCCTGAATTTAACCCACAGTGAACCTCAAAATTCTTTCCTCGAGAGATATAGAGGCAATCGTCTTCATATGCTGAAAGAAGCGCTGAATGGCTTCCCCAATACCTCAGCCATGGAGTTATTTCATCGCTATGACTTAAAGACATTCACAGGCAGTTCGGGGAGAGTATTTCCTGAAGTTATGAAGACAGCGCCTTTTCTGCGTGCCTGGCTCACAGATTTATCTGAACGAGGCATCACCATAAAAACCCGTCATAAAGTCACAGGCCTCAGCCAAGATAAGACGCTCACAATTCTAGCTCAGGGTAAAGAAAGTACTGTTCAAGCTGATGTTATTTTATTTGCCTGTGGTGGGGGAAGCTGGGCGCGTCTAGGCAGTGATGGCAACTGGTCAACAATATTGGAAAAAAATTCCGTCCCGTGCGACCCATTTCGGCCCTCAAACTGTGGCTTCCAGGTAAACTGGAGCACCTTCATGGTTGACAAATGGGCAGGAATACCTGTCAAAGCATGTCAGCTTGGCTCAGGATCGCAAAGATCCTCAGCTGAATTTGTCATCACCCGATCAGGCATCGAGGGCAGCGCTATCTATAGTCTTTCTAATGCCCTGCTTGAAACAAAAAACCTCCAGATTGATTTATCGCCTCAGCGATCTTATGCCCATCTAGTGGAACAACTCTCAAAGCCCAGAGGGAAAGAGAGCCTGTCCAATTTTTTAAGAAAAAGGGTGAATATCAAAGGTGTTAAGCTGGCCCTTCTGCGTGAGGTTTTAGCCGCCGAAGAAATGAACAATCCAACTGTTCTTGCTCAAACCATAAAGAGCTTATCACTCGATATAATCGGACCCCAACCCCTTGACCAAGCCATCAGTACATCAGGCGGACTGCCTATGGAGGCCCTGAATAAAAACTGGATGATCACATCCTTGGATGGCTGTTTTGCTGCAGGAGAAATGCTTGACTGGGATGCACCTACTGGAGGATATCTTTTAACTGCATGTTGGGCTACGGGTAAAGCTGCTGCAGAAGGCATCATCCACTATCTCAAATGA
- the dgcN gene encoding N-acetyltransferase DgcN: MYQIQTPYLLFLGDAPDQLAAKTARGINDWRPEKVVGQMSLENCKADLGLPELGLQEAYDKGARTLVLGTANRGGVISAVWMDVLKEALHIGYDIANGLHNKVNDIVDVAGLATQLDKNIYDVRHPTEQFPIGTGEKRSGKRLLPVGTDCSCGKMYTSLALEKEMLSRGMNATFRATGQTGILVSGSGASIDAVVADFMAGAVETIAPANEDPNHWDIIEGQGSLAHPSYSGVTMALIHGGQPDAMVLCHEPTRSHMRGLPHQKVPAIKEVLSLATTLAQIVNNDAKFIGICVNTSQMVARDIEGYLKKLEDEHGLPACDPYSQGTAKIVDMVS, translated from the coding sequence ATGTATCAAATTCAAACTCCCTACCTCTTGTTTTTAGGCGATGCTCCTGATCAATTGGCTGCTAAAACTGCGCGTGGCATTAACGATTGGCGCCCTGAAAAAGTTGTGGGCCAGATGAGCCTTGAGAATTGTAAGGCAGATCTAGGGCTACCAGAACTTGGTCTGCAGGAAGCATATGATAAAGGGGCTCGTACATTGGTGCTTGGGACAGCCAATCGCGGCGGGGTTATTTCTGCTGTTTGGATGGACGTTTTGAAAGAAGCCCTTCACATTGGATATGATATCGCCAACGGTCTTCATAATAAAGTCAATGATATCGTTGACGTTGCGGGTCTTGCGACACAACTGGATAAGAATATATATGATGTGCGTCACCCGACAGAACAGTTCCCTATCGGAACAGGTGAAAAGCGCAGTGGTAAACGCCTCTTGCCTGTGGGGACGGATTGCTCCTGTGGTAAAATGTACACCTCTCTTGCACTCGAGAAAGAGATGCTCTCTCGAGGTATGAATGCCACATTTAGAGCGACAGGGCAGACGGGCATTCTAGTCTCAGGTTCAGGGGCGTCCATTGACGCCGTTGTAGCAGATTTTATGGCTGGGGCAGTCGAAACCATCGCCCCAGCAAATGAGGATCCAAACCACTGGGATATTATCGAAGGACAGGGCAGTCTTGCTCACCCCTCTTATAGTGGTGTTACAATGGCCCTAATTCATGGTGGGCAACCTGACGCGATGGTTTTGTGCCATGAGCCTACGCGATCTCATATGCGCGGCCTCCCTCATCAGAAAGTACCAGCAATCAAAGAGGTGCTCAGCTTAGCAACGACCCTTGCTCAGATTGTCAATAATGATGCAAAATTTATTGGAATATGTGTGAATACCAGCCAAATGGTTGCACGAGACATTGAAGGCTATCTAAAAAAGCTTGAAGACGAGCATGGTCTGCCTGCGTGTGATCCCTATTCTCAAGGCACGGCTAAAATCGTAGACATGGTATCATGA
- the alr gene encoding alanine racemase encodes MRSTKAVIHLDAMQHNARLAKESAPESLLIGVIKADAYGHGAVQAAQALNTICDAFAVAFLDEAVSLMENGVLKPLLLLEGFTTDEELECVGLNGFWTVIHHPYQVDILRNYQGPELEHVTLKVDTGMHRLGLMPDEADALITELKQNDRIKELSLTTHFSCSDELDKSNTQSQINKILALAERHDLGIAMANSAGILGWPQSRATWNRAGIMLYGATPFETSHPLGDQLKAVMSLEAPVIALREIAVGECVGYGRNWSAQRPSLIATLAIGYADGYPRAINAGTEVWINNQRAPIVGNVSMDMITIDVTDVHHVGLGSKVELWGKNICVNEIAAANNTIGYELLTKVTARVPRSYEGL; translated from the coding sequence ATGCGTTCAACAAAAGCAGTGATCCATCTAGACGCTATGCAGCATAATGCACGATTAGCGAAAGAATCCGCACCAGAGAGTTTACTCATCGGAGTCATCAAAGCCGATGCGTATGGACACGGGGCTGTTCAAGCAGCTCAAGCTTTAAACACCATCTGCGATGCTTTTGCAGTCGCCTTTTTGGATGAGGCCGTGTCCCTGATGGAAAACGGCGTTTTAAAACCCCTTCTTCTCCTTGAGGGATTCACCACGGATGAAGAGCTTGAATGTGTCGGATTAAACGGCTTTTGGACGGTCATTCACCATCCTTATCAAGTGGACATATTAAGGAACTATCAAGGCCCAGAACTTGAACATGTTACGCTTAAAGTTGATACTGGCATGCACCGACTTGGTCTTATGCCCGACGAGGCTGACGCGCTTATCACAGAACTGAAGCAGAATGATCGCATTAAAGAGTTGAGTTTAACCACACATTTTTCTTGCAGTGATGAATTAGACAAGAGCAATACACAAAGTCAAATTAACAAAATTCTGGCCCTTGCTGAACGTCATGATTTGGGCATTGCAATGGCCAATAGTGCTGGAATTCTCGGGTGGCCCCAATCAAGGGCAACGTGGAACAGGGCGGGAATTATGCTCTATGGCGCCACACCTTTTGAGACCTCCCATCCCCTAGGCGATCAGCTCAAGGCTGTCATGAGTTTGGAAGCCCCTGTTATCGCCCTGAGGGAGATCGCTGTTGGTGAATGCGTAGGCTATGGCAGGAACTGGTCAGCACAGCGGCCTTCTCTAATTGCAACACTTGCTATTGGGTACGCCGATGGTTACCCCCGAGCGATCAACGCAGGTACAGAGGTATGGATAAATAACCAACGCGCTCCGATCGTAGGGAATGTTTCGATGGATATGATTACAATTGACGTGACGGATGTACATCATGTTGGCCTTGGGTCAAAAGTAGAACTGTGGGGAAAAAACATCTGTGTTAACGAGATTGCAGCTGCGAATAATACCATTGGCTATGAACTTTTAACGAAAGTTACGGCGCGCGTTCCCCGATCCTATGAAGGTTTGTAG
- a CDS encoding D-amino-acid transaminase — MSRTVYVNGDFLPEEDAKISIFDRGFVFADGVYEVSSVLEGKLVDNTAHLLRLERSLNELKMEAPASGAEITAIMQKLIALNGLQEGLVYLQVTRGAADRDFGFPKDVNPSLVMFTQAKSLLNSPAAEKGIKVIFVDDIRWGRRDIKTIQLLAPVLAKQAASEAEKDDAWLVMDGLVTEGSSNNAYIVKDDQIITRKLSNDILHGITRKAVLSLAEEVGLKVIERSFTPQEAQEADEAFITSASTFVFPVVEIEHTSIGKGSPGPISKRLREIYIKQALETLE; from the coding sequence ATGAGCCGTACTGTCTATGTAAACGGAGACTTTCTACCAGAGGAAGATGCAAAAATATCAATTTTTGATAGAGGATTTGTCTTTGCTGATGGCGTCTATGAAGTCTCTTCTGTTCTTGAGGGTAAACTTGTCGATAATACTGCCCATCTTCTTCGCCTGGAGCGTTCTCTTAACGAACTGAAGATGGAGGCCCCTGCGTCAGGTGCTGAAATTACAGCGATCATGCAAAAATTGATTGCCCTCAACGGATTGCAAGAGGGGCTTGTCTATCTTCAGGTAACCCGCGGAGCCGCTGATAGGGATTTTGGTTTCCCAAAGGATGTAAACCCTTCTCTTGTGATGTTCACACAGGCAAAATCTCTTCTGAACAGTCCTGCTGCCGAAAAGGGCATTAAAGTAATTTTTGTAGATGACATACGGTGGGGGCGGCGTGACATCAAAACCATTCAGCTGTTGGCTCCGGTTCTCGCAAAACAAGCCGCCAGTGAAGCAGAGAAAGACGATGCATGGCTTGTTATGGACGGCCTTGTCACAGAAGGGTCATCGAACAATGCGTATATTGTGAAAGATGATCAGATCATCACCAGAAAACTCTCGAACGATATTCTACACGGCATTACGAGAAAAGCCGTCCTCTCCCTTGCAGAAGAGGTGGGGCTTAAGGTGATTGAACGTAGCTTCACTCCGCAAGAGGCGCAAGAAGCCGATGAAGCCTTTATCACAAGTGCAAGTACATTCGTTTTTCCAGTGGTAGAAATTGAGCACACCTCAATCGGTAAAGGCTCTCCAGGGCCTATCTCAAAAAGATTAAGAGAGATTTATATAAAACAAGCTCTAGAGACTTTAGAGTGA
- a CDS encoding sensor histidine kinase, producing the protein MIEMLKILSDEDQILYKKRQKKANSRYSFASSITLFLILLVVSYPHLYTVFIDGAYHRYTSFSYATIFITYLFIYLGFSLLFKFYRGRYLHALSQLLMLAVLSMTFILGVMDVLNDQGTMAFALGALFVVSVYSMSILGGLIFYTLYLALFYLVVSSQGPFNYFAEYIALIGLTLLLSVVMEVNRQRQFRDRLLIRKQVRELREKNDQLEDAMQLKDKFISQISHDFKTPLNAILGFSGFLKETTVNKLDYATIEEYGRYINDSGNHLLSLINNLLLLNKNKAGKLNPKISKVEMTEVINHCVSVVNIQATAKSQILAVRISDTIPTVQTDKLMLSQILLNIVSNAVKYTPDGGTIYLSCDHLGERLVFKCMDSGVGMDDEEVKHALQPFNQIESHLSDGSEGTGLGLPIVVELCDLLAIDFTVYSNKDEGTTVTLEFPI; encoded by the coding sequence ATGATTGAGATGTTAAAAATATTATCTGATGAAGATCAAATTCTATATAAAAAACGTCAAAAGAAAGCAAACAGTCGTTACTCCTTTGCCTCATCGATTACTCTGTTTTTAATCCTGCTAGTTGTAAGCTATCCACATTTATACACTGTCTTTATTGATGGGGCGTATCATAGGTATACCTCCTTTAGTTATGCGACGATATTCATTACCTATTTGTTCATTTATTTGGGCTTTAGCCTTCTATTCAAGTTTTATAGAGGAAGATATCTTCATGCGTTGAGTCAGCTGCTTATGCTGGCTGTACTCTCAATGACCTTTATTCTTGGTGTTATGGATGTTTTGAATGATCAAGGCACAATGGCCTTTGCCTTAGGCGCTTTATTTGTTGTGAGCGTATATTCAATGAGCATTCTCGGGGGGCTCATATTCTATACGCTTTATTTGGCTTTGTTTTACCTTGTTGTCTCTAGTCAAGGGCCGTTCAATTACTTCGCCGAATATATTGCACTGATTGGATTAACTCTTCTACTTTCTGTCGTGATGGAAGTGAACAGACAGCGTCAATTTCGAGATCGACTACTCATTAGAAAACAAGTCAGAGAATTACGTGAAAAAAATGATCAGCTAGAAGATGCCATGCAGCTGAAAGATAAGTTTATCTCTCAAATTAGCCATGATTTTAAAACGCCTCTGAATGCTATTCTCGGTTTTTCTGGGTTTTTAAAAGAGACGACAGTAAACAAGTTGGACTATGCTACCATCGAGGAATACGGACGCTATATAAATGATAGTGGTAATCACCTTTTAAGCTTAATAAATAATCTCCTTCTCCTCAATAAAAACAAGGCTGGGAAACTGAATCCCAAGATTTCAAAAGTTGAAATGACTGAGGTGATCAACCACTGCGTGTCCGTGGTGAATATACAAGCGACGGCTAAGTCACAAATTTTAGCAGTGAGAATATCAGATACCATACCTACTGTGCAGACGGATAAGCTCATGCTGTCTCAAATTCTGCTGAATATTGTCTCAAACGCTGTAAAATATACGCCAGATGGAGGAACCATTTATTTGTCGTGCGACCATCTTGGCGAACGCCTCGTCTTTAAATGTATGGATAGCGGTGTGGGTATGGATGATGAAGAAGTGAAACATGCCTTACAACCTTTCAATCAGATTGAAAGTCATCTCTCAGATGGATCAGAGGGCACGGGATTAGGGTTGCCAATCGTTGTGGAACTATGTGATTTGCTCGCTATTGATTTTACAGTTTATTCAAACAAGGATGAGGGAACAACCGTGACTTTGGAATTCCCGATTTAA